In Lodderomyces elongisporus chromosome 2, complete sequence, the following proteins share a genomic window:
- a CDS encoding uncharacterized protein (BUSCO:EOG0926347K) translates to MVKICTHSGSFHADESLAVYLLKLLPQFQNAELVRSRDPKDWEDSDIVVDVGGKYDGTKFFDHHQREFNTTFGENYETKLSSAGLVYKHFGKDIIREVLGLEDGDKNVELLYNKIYKEFIESLDANDNGINNYPKDVESKFNDRNITLPSIVSKLNPRWNESCTDADYDRQFLIASEMMGRVFVSLLEGYGKGWLPAKSIVEEAFKSRFDVDPSGEILVLSQFCPWKEHLYAIEKDAGKEGAIKFVLFQDSSGKWRVSTVSVTSSSFEFRQGLPERLRGLRDAELSEKAGIEGCIFVHAAGFIGGANSKEGVLQLAKLGLSDGN, encoded by the coding sequence ATGGTTAAAATATGCACACATTCAGGCTCGTTCCATGCCGACGAGTCACTTGCAGTGTACTTGCTTAAATTGCTTCCGCAATTTCAGAACGCCGAGTTAGTGCGTTCGAGAGACCCAAAGGATTGGGAAGACAgtgatattgttgttgacgTTGGTGGAAAATATGATGGTACCAAATTCTTTGATCACCATCAACGTGAGTTCAATACTACTTTTGGTGAGAATTACGAGACAAAATTATCTTCTGCGGGACTTGTATACAAgcattttggaaaagataTCATCAGAGAGGTATTGGGATTGGAAGATGGGGACAAGAATGTAGAGTTGTTGTACAACAAAATCTACAAAGAGTTTATTGAAAGTTTGGATGCTAACGATAATGGTATCAATAACTATCCAAAGGATGTTGAGTCCAAGTTCAACGATAGAAACATTACCTTGCCATCGATTGTTTCTAAATTGAACCCAAGATGGAATGAAAGTTGTACTGATGCTGATTACGACAGACAGTTTCTTATTGCAAGCGAGATGATGGGACGTGTGTTTGTTAGTTTATTGGAAGGATACGGCAAGGGCTGGCTCCCTGCCAAGTCCATTGTTGAGGAAGCTTTCAAGAGCAGATTTGATGTTGATCCATCTGGCGAGATTTTGGTGTTGTCCCAATTCTGTCCATGGAAAGAACATTTGTATGCCATTGAGAAAGATGCTGGGAAGGAAGGTGCCATCAAATTTGTATTGTTCCAAGACTCGAGCGGAAAATGGAGAGTATCCACAGTGAGTGTGACATCAAGCTCCTTTGAGTTTAGACAAGGTCTTCCAGAGAGATTGAGAGGATTGAGAGATGCCGAGTTGAGTGAAAAAGCAGGTATCGAGGGGTGTATCTTTGTCCATGCTGCGGGATTTATTGGAGGCGCAAATTCCAAGGAGGGTGTTTTGCAGTTGGCTAAGCTTGGCTTGAGTGATGGTAAttaa
- the ACS2 gene encoding acetyl-coenzyme A synthetase 2 produces MASTENHTVVHEANGVPFRATPKEFFERQPSSGGHLKDIDHYRELYEKSINDPQGFFGPLAKEMLSWDRDFHTIKSGTLKEGNAAWFLGGQLNASYNCVDRHALKNPNKPALIYEADEDSDSYIITYGELLKEVSRVAGVLQSWGVGNGDTVAVYLPMNAQAIIAMLAITRLGAAHSVIFAGFSSGSIKDRVNDAQCKALITCDEGKRGGRVTNIKRLCDDALESCPSVKHVLVHKRTNNKEIAMKEGRDFYWDEETVKFPGYLPPVSVDSEDPLFLLYTSGSTGTPKGVVHTTAGFLLGAALTTKYVFDVHEEDILFTAGDVGWITGHTYALYGPLLLGIPSIIFEGTPAYPDYGRFWHIVQKHRATHFYVAPTALRLLRKAGQEEIKKYDISSLRTLGSVGEPISPDIWEWYNEYVGKDQCHISDTYWQTESGSHLIAPLAGITPNKPGSASYPFFGIETALIDPVSGAEIKGNDVEGVLVVKDHWPSMARTVYHNHTKYMDTYMNPYPGYYFTGDGAARDHDGYYWIRGRVDDVVNVSGHRLSTAEIEAALIEDQKVGEAAVVGINDDITGQAVIAYVALKDSNTEQTEEDLLTLRKELVLIVRKSIGPFAAPKAVIVVADLPKTRSGKIMRRILRKISSNEADQLGDITTLQNPQSVEGIVKSFAAQYGKK; encoded by the coding sequence ATGGCTTCAACTGAAAATCATACTGTTGTGCACGAGGCAAATGGCGTGCCCTTTAGAGCTACTCCAAAGGAATTCTTTGAAAGACAACCTAGCTCAGGTGGCCATTTAAAAGACATTGACCATTACCGTGAACTCTATGAGAAATCCATCAATGATCCTCAAGGATTCTTTGGCCCATTGGCTAAGGAAATGTTATCATGGGACAGAGACTTCCACACCATCAAGTCTGGTACTTTGAAAGAAGGCAATGCCGCATGGTTCCTCGGAGGCCAATTGAATGCCTCATACAATTGTGTCGATAGACACGCCTTAAAGAACCCAAACAAGCCAGCTTTGATTTATGAGGCCGACGAAGATAGCGACTCATACATTATCACTTATGGAGAATTGTTGAAGGAAGTTTCCAGAGTCGCTGGTGTCTTGCAAAGCTGGGGTGTGGGTAACGGTGACACCGTTGCTGTCTATTTGCCAATGAATGCCCAGGCCATTATCGCCATGTTGGCCATCACCAGATTGGGTGCAGCACACTCGGTGATTTTTGCCGGTTTCTCTTCAGGCTCGATCAAGGACAGAGTCAATGACGCCCAATGTAAAGCATTGATTACTTGTGACGAAGGTAAGAGAGGTGGAAGAGTCACAAACATCAAGAGATTGTGTGACGATGCTTTGGAGAGCTGTCCAAGCGTTAAACATGTCTTGGTCCACAAGAGaaccaacaacaaggaGATTGCAATGAAGGAAGGAAGAGATTTCTACTGGGACGAGGAAACCGTTAAGTTCCCAGGTTACTTGCCTCCCGTATCAGTAGACTCTGAAGACccattgtttttgctttataCTTCGGGCTCAACCGGTACTCCAAAGGGTGTTGTTCACACCACCGCTGGTTTCCTTTTGGGAGCAGCATTAACCACCAAGTACGTGTTTGACGTTCACGAAGAGGATATTTTGTTCACCGCAGGTGACGTTGGTTGGATCACTGGCCACACTTATGCCTTGTATGGACCATTATTGCTCGGTATCCCATCAATCATCTTTGAAGGTACCCCAGCATACCCAGACTATGGTAGATTCTGGCACATTGTGCAAAAACACAGGGCGACACACTTTTACGTTGCCCCTACAGCATTGAGATTATTGCGTAAAGCAGGCCAAGAGGAGATTAAGAAGTACGACATCTCCTCATTGAGAACCTTGGGTTCAGTTGGAGAACCAATCTCACCAGATATCTGGGAATGGTACAATGAATATGTCGGTAAGGATCAATGTCACATTTCAGACACTTATTGGCAAACCGAGTCTGGATCCCACTTGATTGCCCCATTGGCTGGTATTACACCAAACAAGCCAGGATCTGCATCATACCCATTCTTTGGTATTGAAACTGCATTGATTGATCCAGTCTCTGGTGCTGAGATTAAAGGCAATGACGTTGAAGGTGTCTTGGTGGTTAAGGACCACTGGCCATCAATGGCTAGAACTGTTTACCACAACCACACCAAGTATATGGACACATATATGAATCCATACCCAGGCTACTATTTCACCGGTGACGGTGCTGCTAGAGACCATGATGGTTACTACTGGATCAGAGGTAGAGTCGATGATGTTGTCAATGTCTCTGGCCACAGATTATCCACCGCTGAGATTGAAGCTGCGTTGATTGAAGACCAAAAAGTTGGTGAGGCGGCTGTCGTTGGTATCAATGATGACATTACCGGTCAAGCTGTGATTGCATATGTTGCATTAAAGGACTCCAACACCGAGCAAACAGAAGAAGATCTCTTGACCTTGAGAAAAGAATTGGTCTTGATTGTGAGAAAATCTATTGGTCCATTTGCCGCACCCAAGGctgtgattgttgttgcagacTTGCCAAAGACAAGATCGGGTAAGATTATGAGAAGAATCTTGAGAAAGATTAGTTCGAACGAAGCCGATCAGCTAGGCGACATTACCactttgcaaaacccgcaaTCGGTGGAAGGTATTGTTAAGTCCTTTGCTGCTCAATACGGAAAGAAATAA
- the SSA2 gene encoding Hsp70 chaperone, translating into MSKAVGIDLGTTYSCVAHFANDRVEIIANDQGNRTTPSFVAFTDTERLIGDAAKNQAAMNPANTVFDAKRLIGRKFDDAEVQNDLKHFPFKIVDKAGKPNIQVEYKGETKVFTPEEISSMILSKMKETAEGFLGTKVNDAVVTVPAYFNDSQRQATKDAGLIAGLNVMRIINEPTAAAIAYGLDKKSESEKNVLIFDLGGGTFDVSLLSIEDGIFEVKATAGDTHLGGEDFDNRLVNFFIQEFKRKNKKDISGNQRALRRLRTACERAKRTLSSSAQTSIEIDSLYEGIDFYTSITRARFEELCADLFRSTLDPVEKVLKDAKIDKSSVHEIVLVGGSTRIPKVQKLVSDFFNGKEPNRSINPDEAVAYGAAVQAAILSGDTSSKTQDLLLLDVAPLSLGIETAGGIMTKLIPRNSTIPTKKSETFSTYADNQPGVLIQVFEGERAQTKDNNLLGKFELSGIPPAPRGVPQIEVTFDIDANGILNVSALEKGTGKTQKITITNDKGRLSKEEIEKMVSDAEKFKEEDEKEANRVQAKNGLETYAYSLKSTLNEEQFKSKLDASEIEEVTKAADETIAWLDSNQTASQEEFDDHKKELESKANPIMTKAYQAGAAPEGAAGAAGGFPGGAPPAPEASGPTVEEVD; encoded by the coding sequence ATGTCTAAAGCTGTTGGTATTGATTTAGGTACTACATACTCCTGTGTGGCACACTTTGCTAACGACAGAGTTGAAATCATTGCAAATGACCAAGGTAACAGAACCACTCCATCATTCGTTGCCTTCACTGACACCGAGAGATTGATTGGTGATGCCGCCAAGAATCAAGCTGCTATGAACCCAGCAAACACCGTTTTCGATGCCAAGCGTTTGATTGGTAGAAAATTCGATGATGCTGAAGTTCAAAACGATCTTAAACATTTCCCATTCAAGATTGTGGACAAGGCCGGTAAGCCAAACATCCAAGTTGAATACAAAGGTGAGACCAAAGTGTTCACTCCAGAAGAAATCTCATCCATGATCTTGTCCAAGATGAAGGAGACTGCTGAAGGATTCTTGGGTACCAAGGTCAACGACGCTGTTGTCACCGTCCCAGCCTACTTTAACGACTCACAAAGACAAGCCACCAAGGATGCTGGTTTGATTGCTGGTTTGAACGTTATGAGAATCATTAATGAACCAACCGCTGCTGCTATTGCTTATGGTTTGGACAAGAAATCCGAATCTGAAAAGAATGTCTTGATCTTTGACTTGGGTGGTGGTACTTTTGATGTCTCCCTCTTGTCCATTGAAGATGGTATCTTTGAAGTCAAGGCCACTGCCGGTGACACTCACTTGGGTGGTGAAGATTTCGACAATAGATTGGTTAACTTTTTCATCCAAGAATTcaagagaaagaacaagaaggaTATCTCTGGTAACCAAAGAGCCTTGAGAAGATTGAGAACTGCTTGTGAAAGAGCAAAGAGAACCTTGTCCTCATCTGCACAAACctcaattgaaattgattcATTATACGAAGGTATTGACTTTTACACTTCAATCACCAGAGCCAGATTCGAAGAATTGTGTGCTGACTTGTTCAGATCCACTTTGGACCCAGttgaaaaagttttgaaGGATGCCAAGATTGACAAATCAAGTGTCCACGAGATTGTCCTTGTTGGTGGTTCTACAAGAATTCCAAAAGTTCAAAAATTGGTTTCCGACTTTTTCAACGGTAAAGAGCCAAACAGATCAATCAACCCAGATGAAGCTGTTGCTTACGGTGCTGCTGTGCAAGCTGCCATCTTATCTGGTGACACCTCATCAAAGACACAAgacttgttgttgttggatgTTGCACCATTGTCATTGGGTATTGAGACCGCTGGTGGTATCATGACCAAGTTGATTCCAAGAAACTCTACTATTCCAACCAAAAAGTCAGAAACTTTCTCTACTTATGCTGACAACCAACCAGGTGTCTTGATTCAAGTGTTTGAAGGTGAAAGAGCCCAAACCAAGGACAACAACTTGTTGGGTAAATTCGAATTATCAGGTATCCCACCAGCACCAAGAGGTGTTCCACAAATTGAAGTTACCTTTGACATTGATGCCAATGGTATCTTGAATGTCTCTGCTTTGGAGAAGGGTACTGGTAAGACACAAAAGATTACCATCACCAACGACAAGGGTAGATTGTCCaaggaagaaattgaaaagatggTTAGTGATGCTGAGAAGTTcaaggaagaagatgagAAGGAAGCCAACAGAGTTCAAGCCAAGAATGGTTTGGAAACTTATGCTTACTCATTGAAGAGCACTTTGAACGAAGAGCAATTCAAGTCCAAGTTGGATGCCAGTGAGATTGAAGAAGTCACCAAGGCTGCTGACGAGACCATTGCTTGGTTAGACTCCAACCAAACTGCTTCACAAGAAGAGTTTGACGACCACAAGAAGGAATTGGAAAGCAAGGCTAACCCAATCATGACCAAGGCATACCAAGCCGGTGCCGCTCCAGAAGGTGCTGCTGGTGCAGCTGGTGGATTCCCAGGTGGCGCTCCTCCAGCTCCAGAAGCTTCAGGTCCAACtgttgaagaagttgaTTAA